TTCCTACAGTGCGTCCTATATCATAGTCGCCGACAGCAACGAAGAAACGCTTTTCAATGTGATGATAGCCCTGAGCGGTAGTATGATTATCGGTTCTTTCCTTGCCAGTAAATCATATTTCCCGCAAAGTCAGAACATTATTCGTTTTGTCGGGGTCAGCGTTTTCGCCGTACTACTGTTTATTTTTTCCTTTTCGGAATTTGACGATGCTTTTTTTGCCCAACCCATATCGCAGGTTACAACACTAACCTGGCTTTATTACTGCTTGCCTATTGTACTGCTATCAACGGCTCTTTTTTTTGTGCTCGCTCGGTTTCGCCATGCACTTGAAGATAAAATCGACTTAATAGAAATACTACTGGTATCAGCCACCTGCTACATCGCTTTTATTTCTGCGTTTTCGTCTTTAGGGCTTTACGGCATTGCCTGGATAATCTACAGCCTGCTCTTTCTCGCCTACAGCATCGTGTTAATTTACCGTGGCACCCGCTACTTGCGCTGGCAGTCCACAACATTAGGCGGGCTAATGCTAGCGTCTTATACCTTTGCCCGGTTCATGGATTTATTCGACAGCCTTCTGTGGCGAGGCATGGCCTTCTTGGTAGTTGGTGCCATGCTATTTGGTATTGGCCTTTACTATTCCCGACAAAAACAATTGGCCGAACAGCAGGGAGGCGCTACAAATGATTAGTCGATCACTTATACGCAAGCTCATCATTGTGGCCATTGCTGCACAATTATTGGTATTACTGGTAATGGCCGGCAAACGAGAATTCATTCTAGCCAAGGGTGATATCGTTTATTTGCGCTCAGCCCCCATAGACCCACGCGACCCCTTCCGGGGTGATTTTGTACGTTTACAATATGACTTTAACCGCATTTCTATAAGCGAGTACCACGGACAAAAACCGTTCGCCAAATTCCGTCGAGGCGACATTATTTACGGCGTGTTAAAACCTCAAGATGACCAGGTTTATTTCGTTAATCACTTTACCGACTCTCCCACCAACGATGAACTTGCCATCAAGGGGCGGATCACAACCAAAGCCTATTCCCGGCAGCCGAATCCAACGCATCTCAACGCTAAATTCGGTATTGAGCAATATTTTGTGCAACAGGGTAAAGGCAAAGAAATGGAAGCCACACTGGGTAGCCGCAACAGCTTGCAAGTTCCGGTAGAAATGAAAATCGCTCTAGGAGACGACGGCACGGCGGTTATTGGTGATCACCGCTGGAGTAATATTGGCGTTCAATTATCTTTTGAAAGAGCAACCCCCAGGGCCAGCAACTCAAGTGAAGGTGATGCTATTATCAGCCCGCTGATTCTGGTGTCTTTGGAAAACGTGTCTAACAAGGCTTTGGTTTTTGCTACCAGAGGAGACGACTGTGATTTTTCTCTAAGCCAAGTCGACCAAGACCAATCCAAGGTCAATATCGACACTGGCTGCACAGAAAATGCCAAAAAAACGGCTCAACTTATCAGCCTTGCACCGGGCGAAAATCACACCGTCGAAATAGACATGAGCAAGCCCCGTTGGCATTTTATGGATAAGAAAGGCAATACAATTGAAATGGGGGAGGGTAATCTTTGGCGAAGATATCGGCTGCGCTATACGGCTCCATTAGCGGACAACGCTTGGCAGGGCTTTATGAATACACCCGCATTCCGAACAACCGGAAATATTGACTAGCGATATCGTTCAAAGCCCGCCTTAAACAGTAAATAACGCCTAACTGGTTCACAGTAGGCGTTAATATCCTCGCTCTTTTTCCGTGCAAATTACCCCAAAGTAACGTGTAACTCACGGATTTTAACCAATGATAGAAACGGTTTTTATTTACCTTAAACAACAAGACTTCACGCCATCTAGTCGCTTTCGAAGGCTCCAACATCTGGCTGGCTACCGTTATACGGCAAATTTACATCCACACCCGCATCAATCAAATCGCTGCTAACCTTTAACTTTAAGTAATCAATATCGGGCAGGCTACCATCGCTTTTACGCGGGGCTTTTAGCAATTGCGTATCAACACTTTCAAAATCTGCACTGCTGGCGGAAAGGCCATTTTGCCAACTATTAAAGGTAATGTCTTTCATCGTAGCATTCAGACTATCGCTACTGCTACCACTAAAGGAAACAGTATTTTTAATGGTTAACGATGCGGCAATATTGCTGCTACTAAAATTAATATTGCGACCGTTACTATGTGCAGCGCAGTTCAACAAGGTAACCTCACCACGATTACTGTTGTGGTCAAAACCGTCGTGCACATTCCCCGCAGCGATACAGTTTTTATAGATGGCGTTATGACTCAGGTCTTTGGTATCACTACCACCGGTTTTAAAACCATTGCCGTCACCAAGCCCAACTGTACCGCTTTTGTTTTTGCCGTTATCAATGGCCCAGCAATTTTCATAGGTAGTGGTAATACCATCAACAGGCCGCAGATAACCATCCCAGCCATCATCTAGGTTGTTCCATGCGCGACACCCAACAAATCTATTACCTGTACCTACGTCGAGTTTTGCCGCAAACCCATCTGCATTCTCATTAGAAGAATCAGCGTTAAAATAGGAGTCACTGTTCAATATAAGATTATTGCTAGCACCATTACCTAACTGTAATCCGGTATCGGCACATTCATAGAACGTGGAAAATTCCACTGTATTGTTATCGCCACTGATGTTTAAGCAGTTGTCGCCCGCCTTATACACATCGATACCGTAGATATGCCAATAGTCCCCGGATAAGGCTAACCCACGATTGCTCGAATTCTCAGACATCGCAGAAAAATCAAACAACGGTCTTTCGCTATCGTAGGGGTATGCTCGCAAGCCTATTTTAGAATTACTACTGCCATTTTTACTGAGTGAGATTTTTGAGCTGAACTGATAGCTACCACCGCGAATATAAATGATGCTGCCCGCCGAAGCACCGGATAAAGCCGAAAGAATTGCACTTTCACTATCAACCACTGAACCCAGTAACTGAATAGTGAGATCCACGGTATCCGTAGTTTCGGAACCATCCAGAGCCATGGCGGTAACCGTTACGGCCCCATCCATTTTGGGCGTAATCACACCATCTGACGAAATGGTGGCAATACTGGTATCGTCCACACTCCAGCTTACGCTAGGATTAGCCGCATTCGAGGGGCTCACTACCGCCTCTATCTGCTGCGGTAATCCGTCGTCAATATTGCTAGCGCTCAAAACTATGCTGGTTACCCGGTCTCCATTAGGTGCAGTTGTGGGCTCTGCTGTGGGCTCTGTTGTAGGCGCTGCTGTGGGCTCTGCTGTAGGCGCTGCTGTGGGCTCTGTTGTAGGTGCTGTTGTAGGCGCTGCTGTGGGAGTCGAACTGGCAGGATCTCCATCTCCACCACAGGCTGTCAAAATAGAGAAAAAGCAAAGAAAACAGGCGACTCGAATAGCCATTTGAATATACTCCAGCAATAGGCTTTAAAGAGCCCACCAAAATACGGCTTGAAACTTAAAATGTCGAGACACCACGCCTAGTATTTGGCCATTTTTACGATTATCTTGTTCTAAAAACACCACAAAACCAAACCAATTAAACGGCGATCACCATCACAAAAAGCACGCTTAGACTTATATCAAAAGTTCTCAAGTAATTTTTCACTAGACACAACATTACACCCTTCTTTGAACGGCAAATAACGCCTGCCATCTTCACAGTAGGCGTTATTGTGCTGCTGCTCTTCCACTACAAAGTGTTTCACCGCATTGTGTAATTCAGGGATTTTCAACCAATGATAGGAGCAGGTTTTAACCGGCGTAAACCCACGCTGTATTTTATGCTCTCCCTGAGCACCAGGGTCAAAACGCTGCAATTTTTCTTTTATCGCGTAGTCAATACCCTGGTAATAACAGGTCTCGAAATGCAGGCCATCAAGATCTTCCTGCGTACCCCAATAGCGACCGTAAAGTGTGCTGCTGTCTCTAAGGTAGAGAGCGCCGGCCACCATTGGGCTGTCTAGATTATGCTTATGCGCGCTACACAACAGCACTTGCTGCGGTAAGGCTTTTGCCAATTGCTGAAAAAAATCAGCGGTTAAATACCCTTGGTGGCCACTGCGTTTAAAGTAAGTCCGCTGGTACAAAAGATAAAAGCTTTTCCAGTCGTCGCTATTCAATTCAGCGGCAAGTCGCATGTTAAAGCATAGCCCCTGCGCCACAACTTTTTGACGTTCACGTTTAATGTTTTTTCTTTTACGCGAATTAAACGTCGACAAAAAATCATCAAAGCTTTCAAAGTTTGCGTTAAACCAGTGAAATTGGCACCCCTGTCGCTGGGCGTATTTTTCGTTAGAAAATAATGGCCGCTCTTTTGCGGAGGGAAATAAACAGTGAAAACCCGACCCCCCCAACTGCTCCAGCTTTTCTTGCACGGCCTGCTCAATAGTTTGAACAGCCTCTTGCTTTTGTGCAGTAGTTAAACTCGCTATAAAACCTAATCTTGGCCCGGTGGCCGGCGTGAAGGGTATTGCGCACAGCAGTTTGGGGTAATATTGAATACCCGCTCGCTGGCAGGCGTCGGCCCAGCTCCAATCGAACACATACTCTCCGTATGAATGGCTTTTTTGGTACAACGGCATAACAGCAACAACCTGCCCATTTTGTCGTACTAGCACATGCGCGGGCTGCCACCCGGTTTCAGCTGTTGTGCTTCCCGAAGTTTCAAGTGCTGCAAGAAAGGCATGTTTTGTAAAGGGGTAAGCAAGGGGCCAAAGCGCGTCCCACTCACTGGCTGAGCAATCGAGGATGGATGTTAGAAATTGTATCTGCAATTAACCCTTCCCCTCTGAACCATCAATATCGGAGGTCAGGAGTGTACTTGTTCAACCGAACTATTGGTAAAACGTTTTAACGGAAAATGACAGGAGAAGGTACTGCCCTTGTGCATTTTACTGCGAATTCTCAGCTCCGCATCATGCCGCATAAGAATATGTTTCACAATTGAAAGACCGAGGCCAGTGCCACCCGACTCCCGAGAACGCCCCTCATCTATACGATAAAAACGCTCGGTTAACCGTGGCAAGTGACGGGGTTCAATACCATTACCGTTATCTTTAATTTTTACTATGAGTTGCAGCGGAGTGAGCTCTACATCCACAGAGATTTCACGCCCATCCGGTGTGTAGTTCACCGCGTTATACACCAGGTTAGCGAACGCACTGCGAAGCTCATTTTCTTGCCCAACAAGCTGAATGGAGGGTTCACAATCAACATTGAACACATGCTGGTGGTCCCCACTCAGCACTTTCGCATCCGCAATAATTTGTTCGATTAATGGCCGCAAACTCACCGGCTCTTGGCCGGTTTGCCGGTCTTCGGTTTCAAGCCGCGAGAGCGTGAGAAGATCAGTAATCAATGAGGTCATACGCTTGGTCTGATCACGCATTTGATCCAATGCGCGCGCCCAAGTCGGCGGCAGGTTATCGGCGGCGTCAACCATCGTTTCCAGATAGCCACCTAACACCGTAAGCGGTGTACGTAATTCATGGGAGACATTTGCGACGAAGTCTTTGCGCATGCGCTCAAGATTGGCGACACGGGTAATATCGCGAACAATGACTAAACGATCGCCTTCACCAAAACGGTGTATATGAAATTGCAGAAATTCGCCTTCATGATGCTTGGAGGGCAAGTCTAAAGGCTCTTCGTACTCGTCACTGTCGTAGTAACTAACAAAGGTGGGGTGACGAATGTAGTTGGTAAGCTTGCGGCCGATGTCCTGAGGTTCAAAATCAAACTGTCGCTCGGCGGAGCGGTTGCACCACTCAATATTATCGTCATTATCGACAATGATAACGCCATCCGTGAGTGCCGACGTCATGTCCTGCACACGGGCAACCACCTGTTGCAAACGGTGCTTGCCCTTATCCGCGCGCTTAATCATTAGCTCAATATCTTCAGCAACTTCTCCCCAGATACCGCGCAATTTATGGTCTCGCAGACCGTTTACCCGAACGACGGTAACCCACTTTTCAAGTTGTTGAATTTGATAGAGTATCCAGCCGAGATACACCAATGCACCAAGGAACAGGGCCGGCCAAACAGCGCCCAGCATAAAGCCTATCGCCAGTGCCACGCACAGATACACCATCAGCCACCAGAGTTCGGTCGCTATACCCTTTCGAAACATGGAGTGGTTCTATTTACTCGGCAACCCAAAAGGCCAGTTTAGCCTAGCCGATTCTCTGCCCGTTAATTAAGCTGTTGTATGCGAACGGCCCCAATTGACTAAGCTCGCACAAAACTCCAATTTATGTAGACACTTCTACTCGCCGCAATTTTACCCGACTTCTTTTGAGGAAACCTCTAATCAATCGGCTGTCAGTTATTCAGTTGTTACCAAAAATTTATTGGAGAAGCGATAACCTGCACCACGAATGGTCTGTACCAACCTGTCGTGGCCACCCAGTTGAATCGCCTTGCGTAAACGTCGAATATGCACATCGACTGTTCGCTCTTCAACATAGACATTGCCGCCCCACACACAGTCCAGCAAGTGATTGCGGGAGTATACTCTTTCTTGATGAGTAAGGAAGAACTCCAACAGCCGGTATTCGGTTGGCCCTAACTGTATCGGCAGATCGCTGATAGTCACCCGGTGGCTAACAGGGTCTAGGCAAAGTCCCTCTACCGCGATAGGTTCGCCACTCGCCAGCGCATCGCTACGGCGCAGCACCGCGCGCAAACGGGCCACCAGTTCACGGGGAGAGAAAGGCTTGGTAATGTAATCATCGGCACCAAGATCCAACCCTTGGATTTTGTTGTCTTCTTCGCTTTTGGCGGTAAGCAGAATGATGGGAATCTCCCGAGTCACCTCATCACTTTTGAGACGTCGCGCCAGCTCTATACCACTAATACCCGGCATCATCCAATCGAGCAGGATAAGGTCTGGGCGGGCATCCACGATGATCTTATGGGCCTCCTGAGCATCACCCGCTTCCATCACGGTGTAGTCGGCCATTTCCAGCGCTACCCGGAGCATATCGCGTATAGCGCGTTCGTCGTCAACGACAAGAATCTTTTTATCAACCATGAAGGTTTCACCTTGCTTGTTGGGCATTTGCCGATGCTCCTTAAAGCTTGATCACCGGCACTAAACGGCGACCTCTCAAATGCTACCTCAACAAAAGCTTATCTTTTGAGAATAGAAGGTTCACCGAATCAACCCCAATTAAATAAAGGTTTTGTGAATCTTTTATGACACGGCCTAACAAAGCCATGATTTTCTAGCATTTGCTGTATTTTCGGTGGGAAATACAGCAAAAACACACTATTTGAACTTTATTGGTGCAGTAATTGGTAGTCCAACAGCAGGCCCACGAAAAGCACCATACCAACCCAGTTATTATTTAAAAACGCTTTAAAGCATGCTTGCCGCTCTCGATTGCGAATAAGGAACTGCTGCCACACCATCAAACAAGCCGCCAGCAAAACCGAGAGGCTATAGATCCAACCCAGCTCAAATTTCTGACCAACCATACCTAGCGCCATCACCGTCATAAACTGTAGAACGCCGGTCATTACCCGGTCAGCCTCGCCAAACAGTATGGCCGTGGATTTCACCCCGATTTTAATATCGTCATCACGATCGACCATGGCGTAAAAAGTATCATAAGCCACAGTCCACAGAACGACGGCGGTGTACAACACCCAGATGTCGGGGCTAAGCTCCCCCGCCTGAGCGGCGAACGCCATCGGCACCGCCCAGGCAAAAGCGGCCCCTAGCACTACCTGTGGCAGGTGGGTGTAGCGCTTCATAAAGGGGTAAATAAACGCCAGCGCAACGCCACCAAAAGACAGATAGACCGTAAGTTCGTTGGTAAAAAGCACCAGCACAAATGCGCTAAATGCCAGCAATACAAACAGTGCCGCCGCTTCGAAAGCTGACACATGGCCAACGACTATCGGGCGGCCAGCCGTGCGTTTTACATGACCATCGACTTTGCGATCGGCAAAATCATTAATAACACAGCCCGCCGATCGCATTAACACAACACCAGCAACAAAAATACTCAGCATTTTTAGGTCCGGAACCCCTTCTGCCGCAAGCCACAGCGACCACAACGTTGGCCACAGCACCAAGTAAATACCAACAGGGCGGTTAAGTCGCATCAGGCGAAAATAACTGATCAGTTTCCCCGGTGAGGCCGGCAGTGTGTGCTTGTTCGAGTGGGCATTCATGAATGGAGAGCTTATAGTGTTATATTGACCCGGCGAAGGTGCTCACCGAATGGGTGTCATGCATTTGAACATCATGCACATGTAATCACGGTAATATTCTACCCTTTACCCACAGTAAAATAACAATGCGAAAAACTGACCTTATCCAAACCGTGGCCAAAGCCGCAAACCTATCGTCACGCGAGGCCGACGACGCTGTGTCCAGCTTGTTCGAACAAATCACCAATGCACTCGCGCGCAACGAATCAATTTCACTTGTGGGCTTTGGCAGCTTTACCCCTAAAAAACGCGCCGCCCGTACGGGTAAAAACCCGCAAACTGGCGAAACACTGCACATTCCAGAAAAAAGGCAGGTGCAGTTTAAACCCAGCGCAAAACTGCGCGCTCTCGTCGACCAATAAATCACCAGGAGCTCAGGATGCTAAAGCTGCCTCTACACTGGCAAATTCTCATCGCCATATTCGCAGCCATTGTTTGCGGCCTCATGGTTTTCCAATTAAACGCAAACGAC
The Teredinibacter franksiae DNA segment above includes these coding regions:
- a CDS encoding DUF2157 domain-containing protein, which gives rise to MSNYRKWLLSEVELWLNQGIIDSEQANKISTLYPYQADTNWGKIVFAGIGSVIFGLGIILVFAYNWQDMHRFTKLGVVLLSVAITHGIGFYYSHDQSAHKKVGESLHLLGTMLFGAGIWLVAQVYHIDEHYPNALFVWALGALLIAWLLPSLSHTILALGLVFLWHWFEVFEFHSRNHFAIWLVLAAILPLAWRLRSRGTVLLTCCLTIFSYSASYIIVADSNEETLFNVMIALSGSMIIGSFLASKSYFPQSQNIIRFVGVSVFAVLLFIFSFSEFDDAFFAQPISQVTTLTWLYYCLPIVLLSTALFFVLARFRHALEDKIDLIEILLVSATCYIAFISAFSSLGLYGIAWIIYSLLFLAYSIVLIYRGTRYLRWQSTTLGGLMLASYTFARFMDLFDSLLWRGMAFLVVGAMLFGIGLYYSRQKQLAEQQGGATND
- a CDS encoding GDYXXLXY domain-containing protein, whose amino-acid sequence is MISRSLIRKLIIVAIAAQLLVLLVMAGKREFILAKGDIVYLRSAPIDPRDPFRGDFVRLQYDFNRISISEYHGQKPFAKFRRGDIIYGVLKPQDDQVYFVNHFTDSPTNDELAIKGRITTKAYSRQPNPTHLNAKFGIEQYFVQQGKGKEMEATLGSRNSLQVPVEMKIALGDDGTAVIGDHRWSNIGVQLSFERATPRASNSSEGDAIISPLILVSLENVSNKALVFATRGDDCDFSLSQVDQDQSKVNIDTGCTENAKKTAQLISLAPGENHTVEIDMSKPRWHFMDKKGNTIEMGEGNLWRRYRLRYTAPLADNAWQGFMNTPAFRTTGNID
- a CDS encoding right-handed parallel beta-helix repeat-containing protein; this encodes MSASNIDDGLPQQIEAVVSPSNAANPSVSWSVDDTSIATISSDGVITPKMDGAVTVTAMALDGSETTDTVDLTIQLLGSVVDSESAILSALSGASAGSIIYIRGGSYQFSSKISLSKNGSSNSKIGLRAYPYDSERPLFDFSAMSENSSNRGLALSGDYWHIYGIDVYKAGDNCLNISGDNNTVEFSTFYECADTGLQLGNGASNNLILNSDSYFNADSSNENADGFAAKLDVGTGNRFVGCRAWNNLDDGWDGYLRPVDGITTTYENCWAIDNGKNKSGTVGLGDGNGFKTGGSDTKDLSHNAIYKNCIAAGNVHDGFDHNSNRGEVTLLNCAAHSNGRNINFSSSNIAASLTIKNTVSFSGSSSDSLNATMKDITFNSWQNGLSASSADFESVDTQLLKAPRKSDGSLPDIDYLKLKVSSDLIDAGVDVNLPYNGSQPDVGAFESD
- a CDS encoding YMGG-like glycine zipper-containing protein, with protein sequence MLVTRSPLGAVVGSAVGSVVGAAVGSAVGAAVGSVVGAVVGAAVGVELAGSPSPPQAVKIEKKQRKQATRIAI
- a CDS encoding GNAT family N-acetyltransferase — protein: MQIQFLTSILDCSASEWDALWPLAYPFTKHAFLAALETSGSTTAETGWQPAHVLVRQNGQVVAVMPLYQKSHSYGEYVFDWSWADACQRAGIQYYPKLLCAIPFTPATGPRLGFIASLTTAQKQEAVQTIEQAVQEKLEQLGGSGFHCLFPSAKERPLFSNEKYAQRQGCQFHWFNANFESFDDFLSTFNSRKRKNIKRERQKVVAQGLCFNMRLAAELNSDDWKSFYLLYQRTYFKRSGHQGYLTADFFQQLAKALPQQVLLCSAHKHNLDSPMVAGALYLRDSSTLYGRYWGTQEDLDGLHFETCYYQGIDYAIKEKLQRFDPGAQGEHKIQRGFTPVKTCSYHWLKIPELHNAVKHFVVEEQQHNNAYCEDGRRYLPFKEGCNVVSSEKLLENF
- the phoR gene encoding phosphate regulon sensor histidine kinase PhoR, with the translated sequence MFRKGIATELWWLMVYLCVALAIGFMLGAVWPALFLGALVYLGWILYQIQQLEKWVTVVRVNGLRDHKLRGIWGEVAEDIELMIKRADKGKHRLQQVVARVQDMTSALTDGVIIVDNDDNIEWCNRSAERQFDFEPQDIGRKLTNYIRHPTFVSYYDSDEYEEPLDLPSKHHEGEFLQFHIHRFGEGDRLVIVRDITRVANLERMRKDFVANVSHELRTPLTVLGGYLETMVDAADNLPPTWARALDQMRDQTKRMTSLITDLLTLSRLETEDRQTGQEPVSLRPLIEQIIADAKVLSGDHQHVFNVDCEPSIQLVGQENELRSAFANLVYNAVNYTPDGREISVDVELTPLQLIVKIKDNGNGIEPRHLPRLTERFYRIDEGRSRESGGTGLGLSIVKHILMRHDAELRIRSKMHKGSTFSCHFPLKRFTNSSVEQVHS
- the phoB gene encoding phosphate regulon transcriptional regulator PhoB translates to MVDKKILVVDDERAIRDMLRVALEMADYTVMEAGDAQEAHKIIVDARPDLILLDWMMPGISGIELARRLKSDEVTREIPIILLTAKSEEDNKIQGLDLGADDYITKPFSPRELVARLRAVLRRSDALASGEPIAVEGLCLDPVSHRVTISDLPIQLGPTEYRLLEFFLTHQERVYSRNHLLDCVWGGNVYVEERTVDVHIRRLRKAIQLGGHDRLVQTIRGAGYRFSNKFLVTTE
- the ubiA gene encoding 4-hydroxybenzoate octaprenyltransferase gives rise to the protein MNAHSNKHTLPASPGKLISYFRLMRLNRPVGIYLVLWPTLWSLWLAAEGVPDLKMLSIFVAGVVLMRSAGCVINDFADRKVDGHVKRTAGRPIVVGHVSAFEAAALFVLLAFSAFVLVLFTNELTVYLSFGGVALAFIYPFMKRYTHLPQVVLGAAFAWAVPMAFAAQAGELSPDIWVLYTAVVLWTVAYDTFYAMVDRDDDIKIGVKSTAILFGEADRVMTGVLQFMTVMALGMVGQKFELGWIYSLSVLLAACLMVWQQFLIRNRERQACFKAFLNNNWVGMVLFVGLLLDYQLLHQ
- a CDS encoding HU family DNA-binding protein, with product MRKTDLIQTVAKAANLSSREADDAVSSLFEQITNALARNESISLVGFGSFTPKKRAARTGKNPQTGETLHIPEKRQVQFKPSAKLRALVDQ